A portion of the Macadamia integrifolia cultivar HAES 741 unplaced genomic scaffold, SCU_Mint_v3 scaffold2417, whole genome shotgun sequence genome contains these proteins:
- the LOC122066491 gene encoding probable inactive receptor kinase At2g26730 codes for MALSFVSGFVVLWFSMLLLLGMQVESEPTADKQALLAFISGVLHANRPQWNQSVSVCNWVGVECDDNQSYVSTLRLPGVGLVGQIPPNTLGRLSQLRVLSLRSNRLSGQLPTDFSQMKLLRSLYLQNNLFSGGFPSSLTRLTRLTRLDLSVNNFTGDIPFSVNNLTHLTRLYLQNNRFSGNLPSINPSGLTDFNVSNNNLNGSIPHTLSKFPNSSFTGNINLCGAPLNPCNPFFPSPAPSPSTNTQGNKAKKSSKKLSKAAIILISVGAGIILLLLLLILLLCLRKRQRREVAKPKPAPRTVVAEAGTSSSKDDIPGGSGESERNKLVFFESGIYSFDLEDLLRASAEVLGKGSVGTSYKAVLEEGTTVVVKRLKDVAVTKKEFELQMEVLGKIKHNNVVPLRAYYFAKDEKLLVSDFMPNGSLSSLLHGSRGSGRTPLDWDHRMKIALSAGRGLAHLHVSGKVVHGNIKSSNVLLKSDLDASVSDFGLNPLFGTSTPPNRVAGYRAPEVVETRKVTFKSDVYSFGVLLLELLTGKAPNQASLGEEGIDLPRWVQSVVREEWTAEVFDVELMRYHNIEEEMVQLLQIAMACVSTVPDQRPDIRDVVRMMEDMNRPDTDDGIRQSSDDPSKGSEGQTPTAVATP; via the exons ATGGCATTGTCCTTCGTTTCTGGTTTCGTTGTACTTTGGTTCTCCATGCTATTGCTACTGGGTATGCAAGTTGAATCGGAGCCAACTGCAGACAAGCAAGCTCTCTTAGCGTTCATCTCTGGAGTTCTTCATGCGAATCGGCCTCAATGGAACCAGTCGGTTTCTGTCTGCAACTGGGTCGGAGTCGAATGCGACGACAATCAGTCTTATGTCTCCACTCTTCGTCTCCCAGGTGTTGGCCTTGTTGGTCAGATCCCACCTAACACCCTTGGCCGTCTTTCACAGCTCAGAGTTCTTAGCCTCCGCTCGAATCGTCTCTCCGGACAGCTACCTACGGATTTTTCTCAGATGAAGCTCCTGCGCAGTCTCTACCTCCAGAACAATCTCTTCTCTGGTGGGTTTCCTTCGAGCTTGACTCGATTGACTAGGCTTACAAGGTTGGACCTTTCGGTCAATAATTTCACCGGCGACATACCCTTCTCCGTCAACAATCTCACCCACTTGACTAGGCTTTATCTACAGAACAATCGGTTCTCTGGGAATCTGCCAAGCATTAATCCCTCCGGTTTGACGGATTTCAATGTTTCAAATAACAATCTCAACGGCTCCATCCCTCATACGCTGTCCAAGTTTCCAAATTCGTCTTTCACCGGTAACATAAATCTCTGCGGCGCACCGCTGAATCCCTGCAACCCATTTTTCCCCTCTCCGGCACCGTCTCCCTCTACGAATACCCAAGGAAACAAGGCTAAGAAAAGCTCTAAAAAGCTATCCAAAGCAGCAATCATCTTGATTTCTGTCGGGGCAGGCATAATCCTACTCCTTTTGCTTCTGATTCTTCTACTTTGCTTGCGAAAACGGCAGCGCCGGGAGGTAGCGAAGCCCAAACCGGCGCCCCGTACGGTGGTTGCGGAGGCGGGCACTTCATCTTCAAAGGACGATATCCCAGGTGGGTCAGGCGAATCGGAAAGAAACAAGTTGGTGTTCTTCGAAAGTGGGATTTATAGCTTCGATTTGGAGGATCTACTGAGAGCATCAGCAGAGGTTTTAGGTAAAGGAAGCGTGGGTACATCATACAAGGCCGTATTAGAGGAAGGAACAACAGTAGTGGTGAAGAGATTGAAGGATGTCGCCGTCACTAAGAAGGAATTCgagttgcagatggaggtcctGGGCAAAATTAAACACAATAATGTGGTCCCCTTGAGAGCTTATTACTTCGCCAAGGATGAGAAGCTTCTCGTCTCCGATTTCATGCCTAATGGAAGCTTATCTTCCCTTCTTCACG GGAGTAGAGGATCGGGTCGTACACCACTGGATTGGGACCACCGGATGAAGATAGCTCTGAGCGCCGGGAGAGGGCTGGCCCACTTGCATGTTTCCGGGAAGGTTGTGCACGGCAATATCAAGTCTTCCAACGTACTTTTAAAGTCGGATCTGGATGCATCTGTGTCGGACTTTGGGTTAAACCCGTTGTTTGGAACTTCAACGCCGCCGAATCGGGTGGCGGGATACCGTGCGCCGGAGGTGGTGGAAACTCGGAAGGTGACATTCAAGTCTGACGTGTACAGCTTTGGGGTTTTGCTTCTGGAGTTGTTGACTGGGAAGGCACCTAACCAAGCGTCGTTAGGAGAAGAAGGGATCGATTTGCCGAGGTGGGTCCAGTCGGTGGTGAGGGAAGAATGGACGGCTGAGGTTTTCGATGTGGAATTGATGAGGTACCATAATATTGAGGAGGAGATGGTGCAGTTGCTTCAGATTGCTATGGCTTGTGTGTCGACGGTGCCAGATCAACGGCCTGATATTCGTGATGTGGTGCGTATGATGGAGGATATGAATCGTCCTGATACTGATGATGGCATACGGCAGTCGTCTGATGATCCTTCCAAGGGATCTGAAGGTCAAACGCCTACTGCTGTTGCCACACCATAG